Proteins from a single region of Harpia harpyja isolate bHarHar1 chromosome 14, bHarHar1 primary haplotype, whole genome shotgun sequence:
- the BCL2A1 gene encoding bcl-2-related protein A1: protein METAEFYYVYYLAQDYLQYVLQESHLGPAQTRVAHVLRNIASSLQDQTEEALRPFLDRIDITSVAVAKRIFNGVMEEKFADGNTNWGRIMTIFTFGGLLTKKLQEHGVQLTGEEKEQISYFITEYIINNKAEWIDANGGWENGFLTKFERRSLLSFSKITAMFIAVFSLLREYY from the exons ATGGAAACTGCTGAGTTCTATTACGTTTATTACTTGGCTCAAGATTATCTGCAATATGTGCTTCAGGAATCACATCTTGGACCAGCCCAAACCAGGGTTGCTCATGTCTTGCGAAACATTGCATCTTCGCTGCAAGATCAAACCGAGGAGGCTCTCAGACCATTCTTGGACAGGATTGATATTACTTCTGTAGCTGTGGCCAAGAGAATTTTCAATGGtgtcatggaagaaaaatttgctgATGGAAATACTAACTGGGGACGAATTATGACCATATTTACCTTTGGAGGTCTTCTCACTAAGAAGCTTCAAGAGCATGGAGTTCAGCTcactggagaggagaaggagcagatttCTTATTTCATCACAGAGTACATAATAAACAACAAAGCCGAATGGATAGATGCGAATGGTGGCTGG GAAAATGGCTTCCTAACAAAGTTTGAAAGAAGATCACTACTATCTTTCTCCAAAATCACAGCCATGTTCATAGCTGTTTTTTCCTTGCTCAGAGAGTACTACTGA